Proteins co-encoded in one Daphnia carinata strain CSIRO-1 chromosome 3, CSIRO_AGI_Dcar_HiC_V3, whole genome shotgun sequence genomic window:
- the LOC130693056 gene encoding uncharacterized protein LOC130693056, which translates to MWQKSILRFPKLTCLLILAAILGEHSVVGQFEWQSRDEFDALKYQMDSVTAENCPIKNVNELHMPEDAVSHLPDIKDININPVFPNRTALLHLHNMALNRAFFWSYILQARFIRPATNDTYDPGMMYYFLSTVADVSSNPRLNSSAVYFSPNMSYTSSYRSFFNKTLPLFAPRTFRADDYNDPIHLERYSTLNMFDVRDLGAISKNSKSENYTTDYYRINKWYQAWLPDQVDGRQDTKTTYQVKIRYANNTNETFTFHGPPGADEVPGPLKWTQPYFDCGRSNKWIVGAVVPIADIFPRHTGFRHIEYPTYTAAAVMEMDFERIDINQCPKGQGNDGPNRFSDTARCKETTECEPIHGYGFRRGGYQCRCKPGHRLPNTVRRPYLGEILERATSEQHNENFHCDKIGWIQKQPVQWGKMSPLLRLQYLERNSNYMNSTQGPNSTHTKAKNIDHIISYIRSVNEHNCNNRALFSPDDLILHGDIGFGAEQQFENEARMALRLANFLSAFLQVVDSTEVFSGNRLPDRPLTEDQLMAETLALVLGNTKIWAAGTFWERRKFPNRTLFAPYAYKEQLNTRKFKLEDLARLNSTDDLYLKKPWYQHLKSRWSTNFDDLEKYYLKIRIRSEEYADHTQKYEHFPISYKAADLRHGYWTRPYFDCNGFVKKWVSTYAAPFFGWDSLRTKLEFKGVVTVTMDLQTLDINQCPGKYHTPNAFKETNKCDLKTSYCVPILGRGFDTGGYKCECKQGYEYPFEDAITYFDGQLVESEFLNLVANQATRYDMYKCRLASASTNTSTWIMIFVFAVITNMVTLCFTR; encoded by the exons ATGTGGCAAAAGTCCATTTTGCGATTCCCCAAGTTAACATGTTTACTTATATTAGCTGCTATTCTTGGGGAACATAGTGTTGTCGGCCAGTTCGAATGGCAGTCTCGTGATGAATTTGATGCTCTAAAATATCAAATGGATTCAGTTACCGCAGAAAATTGCCCCATTAAAAATGTCAACGAATTACACATGCCTGAAGATGCAGTTTCTCATTTACCTGATATTAAAGATATCAACATTAATCCTGTGTTTCCCAATAGAACAGCACTGTTGCATCTACACAACATGGCACTCAATCGTGCTTTTTTTTGGAGTTACATTTTACAAGCCCGTTTTATTAGACCTGCCACCAATGACACATATGATCCTGGAATGATGTACTACTTTCTTTCAACTGTTGCTGATGTGTCATCAAATCCACGGCTAAATAGCAGTGCAGTTTACTTCAGTCCAAACATGTCTTATACCTCATCATACAGATCGTTTTTTAACAAAACCCTCCCCTTATTTGCCCCACGGACTTTTAGAGCTGATGATTACAATGACCCTATTCATCTTGAAAGATACTCTACATTAAACATGTTTGATGTTCGTGACCTTGGGGCCATCTCAAAAAACAGCAAGAGTGAAAACTATACCACTGACTACTATCGTATCAATAAATGGTACCAAGCTTGGCTTCCTGATCAAGTGGATGGGAGACAAGATACAAAAACAACCTATCAAGTGAAAATTCGATACGCCAACAACACAAATGAGACTTTCACATTCCATGGACCGCCCGGTGCTGATGAAGTCCCCGGACCACTTAAATGGACTCAGCCTTACTTTGATTGTGGAAGATCAAACAAATGGATCGTGGGAGCTGTTGTTCCAATCGCGGACATATTTCCACGTCATACTGGTTTTCGCCACATTGAATACCCTAC ATACACCGCCGCAGCTGTTATGGAAATGGACTTTGAAAGAATAGACATTAACCAGTGCCCTAAAGGTCAGGGAAATGATGGCCCTAATCGATTTTCCGATACTGCTAGGTGTAAAGAAACAACAGAG TGTGAACCTATTCATGGATATGGATTCCGGCGAGGTGGGTATCAGTGTAGATGTAAACCTGGACATCGACTGCCTAATACTGTGCGTCGACCTTATCTCGGCGAAATTTTGGAACGAGCCACAAGTGAACAGCATAATGAAAATTTTCATTGCGATAAAATTGGAT GGATTCAAAAACAGCCCGTACAATGGGGAAAGATGTCACCATTATTACGCCTTCAGTATTTGGAGCGTAATAGCAACTACATGAATTCTACCCAAGGTCCAAATTCTACACACACGAAAGCGAAAAATATTGATCATATAATTAGTTATATTCGGTCGGTCAACGAACATAACTGCAATAATCG AGCGCTTTTTTCACCGGACGATCTGATCTTGCATGGCGACATCGGTTTCGGTGCAGaacaacaatttgaaaatgaagctCGTATGGCCCTACGATTGGCAAACTTTTTGAGCGCATTTTTGCAG GTTGTTGATTCGACGGAAGTATTTTCGGGCAATCGTTTACCTGATCGACCTCTAACTGAAGATCAGTTAATGGCCGAAACTTTAGCACTTGTACTTGGAAATACCAAAATCTGGGCTGCCGGAACGTTTTGGGAGCGTCGTAAGTTTCCTAATCGTACTCTATTCGCTCCTTACGCCTACAAGGAACAATTGAACACCCGAAAGTTCAAACTTGAAGATTTAGCTCGCCTGAATTCTACTG ACGATTTGTACCTCAAAAAACCTTGGTATCAACATTTAAAATCACGTTGGTCGACCAACTTTGATGACCTGGAAAAGTATTATCTGAAAATCCGCATCCGTTCAGAAGAATATGCCGATCATACCCAGAAATATGAACATTTTCCGATATCTTACAA agCTGCTGATCTCCGCCATGGATATTGGACACGCCCTTATTTCGATTGCAACGGCTTCGTTAAAAAATGGGTTTCAACTTATGCAGCCCCATTTTTTGGCTGGGATTCATTGCGAACTAAGTTAGAATTTAAAGGAGTTGTTACCGTAACTATGGATCTGCAAACTCTAGATATAAATCAGTGCCCTGGCAAGTATCATACACCTAACGCTTTTAAAGAAACCAACAAGTGTGATCTCAAGACTTCATAT TGTGTTCCAATTTTGGGAAGAGGCTTTGATACTGGCGGTTACAAGTGTGAATGCAAACAAGGCTACGAGTACCCTTTCGAAGATGCCATAACTTATTTCGACGGACAACTAGTCGAATCAGAGTTTCTGAATTTAGTGGCAAACCAGGCAACACGATATGACATGTACAAGTGCCGTCTTGCAAGTGCCTCTACAAACACCTCGACTTGGAttatgatttttgtttttgctgttatCACTAATATGGTAACATTATGTTTCACGCGATAG
- the LOC130693201 gene encoding ral GTPase-activating protein subunit beta-like encodes MNLGVLNRMNSNQKEDKVYQEKMYVDWSSFSFFNQSNHIENRSVLTSLPLSPDALKQIVAFVVQPIAANIGITHPSPHSAKLTTDREVNWCMEVIGYGLTLPLNTATTEHDSIRDCVHVYCEWLSALLPQPKSAVPLPLLKLPNHYSRKIIYQLFQIFIPRPGEAPDLINRQAVLCHRVLRTIQSVVINSSIIDQDTWDSLLLLLLTVNDVLLAPPTVPNDIGDQLCDRVLSVLFEIWLHACAKSFPSPRMWKTLTELAQSWRHRTSLITQWNRINLALTSRLLSELYGPAFLKYATNDEYMLVPSQLSGEVLAQTWYRLLHCIGNPVQLARPSVISQTHKFLQYTIISSQLSDPSLHPCLFSLPSIFVEAMKGVAGLVDAFLGLRSSVFPHERTDRTTSSGNSGRSTLPTDFAGASLPSNAMSHRARCNSLLHLFGSWLFEAALIDCETQFSVKTSAVESNTSSLHMADRSRASSVSVTSESSLQSNRPRSATVVELPSDTSIGGTAIEGYENGRAEALGALCRIFCSKSTDEEILPQYLARFYLVINNGLKIKEEKFIGEAMASILLHSADLFRVNLDGVFTLIPSVIESLEVILLAKDLKIRPSVNRVDLRRASIHVLLSILAAPLHFHSLPIKELAGSLGERNALPTVFSNIRPRLTQLVLSALQVETDSLNSHLLLGGLASLIQDLAAFEQPEQSTVSLAPNTYPTPMQADSASNMMSSTSDTHSCHSTSSNSYPSVSEITFDSHLEHDASYSDRMSCTGPLLTFPLGSFHGVVNATFHLVSSKLLALWKADLNTSLAALELLAFMAEILAKLRVPDQRESRRVIRVLCEYISVQCSRPPPAHSKDLHSTIVAAFNCCASWLFAHPYLATDSECMNLILQVIELGISGSKSQTGKAGEILQLKHEKHLKPVSLRVRDAAEFLLTSLVEQVGNFPSPTGTDSLSCLLNEEDLLQKSCVPKTDSSKSPISASQHFRYFAASEGTILLGVLEQSPSRTLDSDPMVTILIRNQFGRQVWASQIRHLPRHKCGVHSYMVNPGRPLPMNDFGPVFAFEPQYFPESVDRVRRCLADKTLPSMDTPLMIDDRIAAELDKLGRLVDGSVTSKNSEVQEETGAKLECQSPPLCNEFQTARLFLSHIGFLSVEGLQENSIRGSSLIGLDASSAHFSEDLDSLDRLGSRSHDTVCVFYVRSGQKDSYDILSNTTLTSSLNPHFVEFLQTLGWSQAQVKADFEKRIGTDFETNCLQVNFQYLYWADGVSEILFGVPALNSSLTSSVSSPFHQSSTPCQSLENHLKTEERQTSPSKRVTKNASLSISEVKTVVVWCESFEDHHHFPIGDLLETIWNGRDNVGHVKTEELVGDCFIIFIHAQQSGLYRIHLRGPHSKLNFATPLVDGMVVSRRALGSLVRQTTVNAGKRRRLDHDSYQLPHIRRKLKISEIATKYRSEMDVPSFYSSLFYSPDVGP; translated from the exons ATGAATCTTGGGGTTTTGAACCGCATGAATTCTAATCAAAAG GAGGACAAGGTATATCAAGAAAAGATGTATGTCGACTGGTCCTCCTTTTCATTCTTCAACCAAAGCAACCACATAGAAAATAGATCTGTATTGACATCTTTACCTTTATCTCCTGATGCAC TCAAGCAAATAGTTGCATTTGTTGTGCAGCCAATAGCAGCCAATATAGGTATTACCCATCCATCACCTCATTCAGCAAAATTGACTACTGACAGGGAAGTCAACTGGTGCATGGAA GTTATTGGTTATGGATTAACTTTACCACTTAACACAGCAACAACAGAACATGATTCAATACGGGATTGTGTTCATGTTTACTGTGAGTGGCTCTCAGCATTACTGCCTCAACCAAAGTCGGCTGTTCCCCTGCCATTGTTAAAGCTACCTAATCATTATTccagaaaaattatttatcaacTATTTCAAATATTCATTCCTAGACCTGGAGAAG CACCGGATTTGATAAATCGCCAAGCTGTTCTTTGTCATAGAGTCCTCCGAACAATCCAATCGGTTGTTATAAACTCCTCAATAATTGACCAGGATACATGGGATTCGCTTCTTTTGCTACTTCTGACCGTCAACGATGTCCTTTTAGCTCCTCCTACTGTTCCAA ATGATATAGGCGATCAGCTTTGTGACCGCGTTTTAAGTGTGCTTTTCGAGATTTGGCTTCATGCATGTGCCAAGAGCTTTCCGTCCCCTCGGATGTGGAAAACTTTAACCGAACTTGCCCAGTCCTGGCGGCATCGCACGAGTTTGATCACTCAATGGAATCGAATCAATTTGGCCTTAACTTCGCGATTACTTTCTGAGTTGTACGGTCCAGCATTTCTTAAATACGCtacaa ATGATGAATATATGCTAGTTCCGTCCCAATTATCCGGTGAGGTCTTGGCCCAAACTTGGTATAGACTATTGCACTGCATAGGCAATCCTGTTCAACTGGCACGTCCAAGCGTAATAAGCCAGACTCACAAGTTTTTGCAATATACGATCATCAGTTCTCAA ctTTCAGATCCCAGTCTGCACCCATGTCTTTTTTCATTACCAAGTATCTTTGTAGAAGCAATGAAAGGGGTTGCTGGACTGGTTGATGCATTCCTAGGCTTGCGTTCTTCCGTTTTCCCACATGAAAGGACGGATCGTACCACATCTAGTGGGAATTCGGGGCGTTCGACACTTCCAACTGATTTTGCTG GGGCTTCATTACCGTCAAACGCGATGTCCCACAGAGCTCGATGTAATTCTCTATTGCATCTGTTCGGTTCGTGGCTGTTTGAGGCAGCTCTGATTGACTGTGAGACCCAATTCAGTGTTAAAACTTCGGCCGTTGAATCCAACACCTCAAGTCTGCACATGGCTGACAGGTCGCGTGCATCAAGCGTTAGTGTCACAAGCGAATCATCACTCCAATCAAATCGTCCACGTAGTGCTACCGTTGTTGAGCTACCTTCCGATACTTCCATTGGGGGTACGGCAATAGAAGGATACGAAAATGGCCGAGCAGAAGCATTAGGAGCTCTCTGtcgcattttttgttcaaagagTACAGACGAAGAAATATTGCCGCAGTACCTTGCTCGCTTTTACTTGGTGATAAATAATGGTCTAAAAATTAAAGAG GAAAAGTTTATCGGTGAAGCCATGGCAAGCATTTTGTTGCATTCTGCTGATTTGTTTCGTGTTAACCTAGATGGCGTTTTTACGCTGATTCCATCAGTTATAGAATCTTTGGAAGTTATTTTGCTGGCCAAAGATCTCAAAATCAG ACCTAGTGTAAACCGAGTAGATCTACGACGGGCCTCTATCCATGTGCTTTTATCAATCTTGGCCGCACCTCTTCATTTTCAC TCATTACCAATCAAAGAATTGGCTGGATCTCTTGGTGAACGCAATGCGTTACCGACAGTTTTTTCCAATATCCGCCCACGCCTGACGCAACTTGTGCTGTCTGCTTTACAAGTGGAAACAGATTCTTTGAATAGTCATCTTCTTTTAG GTGGTTTGGCCAGCCTAATCCAAGATTTGGCAGCATTTGAACAGCCTGAGCAAAGTACAGTATCGCTGGCGCCGAACACTTATCCTACCCCGATGCAAGCTGATAGTGCATCAAACATGATGTCTTCAACTTCAGATACCCACAGTTGTCATAGCACAAGTTCTAACTCGTATCCCAGTGTAAGTGAGATAACATTCGACTCTCACCTTGAACATGATGCGTCATACTCCGACAGGATGTCTTGCACCGGACCGCTTTTAACATTTCCTCTAG GGTCTTTCCATGGTGTGGTGAACGCCACCTTCCATCTGGTATCTTCCAAGCTTCTTGCATTATGGAAAGCAGATCTAAATACTTCTCTTGCTGCACTGGAACTCCTTGCATTTATGGCGGAGATTTTGGCGAAGCTACGAGTTCCTGATCAAC GGGAAAGTCGTCGAGTAATTCGCGTTCTTTGCGAGTATATTTCGGTGCAGTGTTCTCGCCCACCACCGGCACATTCCAAAGACCTTCATTCTACGATAGTTGCAGCTTTTAATTGTTGTGCCTCGTGGTTGTTCGCACATCCTTATCTGGCAACGGACTCCGAATGCATGAATCTCATTCTTCAGGTTATAGAACTGGGAATCTCCGGGTCAAAGTCgcag ACAGGGAAAGCTGGCGAAATTCTACAGCTGAAACATGAAAAACACTTGAAGCCTGTATCTCTTCGGGTTCGTGACGCTGCGGAATTTTTACTAACGTCTTTGGTGGAACAAGTTGGTAACTTTCCTTCCCCAACTGGAACTGACTCTCTATCCTGCCTTTTAAATGAAGAAGACCTGTTGCAAAAATCATGTGTACCGAAAACTGACTCCAGTAAATCTCCCATCTCAGCTTCCCAGCATTTCCGATATTTTGCTGCATCAGAAGGAACCATTCTACTTGGTGTGTTGGAGCAGTCTCCTAGCAGAACGTTAG ACTCCGACCCCATGGTTACAATCCTTATCCGCAATCAATTTGGCCGGCAAGTTTGGGCTTCGCAGATACGTCACTTACCACGACACAAGTGTGGAGTTCACAGCTATATGGTCAATCCTGGGCGACCCTTGCCAATGAACGATTTTGGACCGGTATTCGCCTTTGAGCCGCAGTACTTTCCTGAATCTGTGGATCGAGTGCGGCGTTGTTTGGC AGATAAAACACTACCTAGTATGGACACGCCATTAATGATCGACGATCGCATAGCGGCAGAATTAGACAAACTTGGTAGATTGGTCGATGGGTCAGTAACTTCAAAAAATTCAGAAGTTCAAGAAGAAACTGGAGCTAAGCTGGAGTGCCAATCTCCTCCGCTCTGTAACGAATTTCAAACAGCCCGGCTATTCTTGTCGCATATCGGCTTCCTTTCTGTTGAGGGCCTTCAA GAAAACTCCATTAGAGGAAgttcattaattggattaGATGCATCTTCTGCACATTTTTCAGAAGACTTGGATTCTCTCGACCGATTGGGAAGCCGTAGTCATGACACAGTTTGTGTGTTTTACGTTCGGTCAGGACAAAAAGACAGTTACGATATCCTCTCCAATACG ACGTTGACCTCATCATTGAATCCGCATTTTGTGGAATTTCTGCAAACTTTAGGATGGTCTCAAG CACAAGTGAAAGCCGACTTCGAAAAAAGGATAGGAACAGACTTCGAAACAAATTGTCTTCAAGTAAATTTCCAATACCTTTACTGGGCTGACGGAGTTTCCGAAATCTTATTTGGTGTTCCGGCCTTAAACTCGTCTTTGACATCATCAGTATCTT CACCATTTCACCAGTCATCGACGCCGTGTCAATCGTtggaaaatcatttgaaaaccGAAGAAAGACAAACATCCCCGTCCAAAAGAGTCACCAAAAATGCTAGTTTATCCATTTCGGAAGTTAAAACGGTCGTCGTGTGGTGTGAAAGCTTTGAGGACCACCATCATTTCCCAATTG GTGACTTGCTGGAGACGATTTGGAATGGCCGTGATAACGTTGGACACGTGAAAACAGAAGAATTAGTAGGCGACtgcttcattatttttattcatgcGCAGCAGTCAGGATTATACCGTATTCATTTGCGAGGACCTCATTCGAA GTTAAATTTTGCTACGCCGTTGGTTGACGGAATGGTAGTGTCTCGTCGTGCACTCGGATCACTTGTAAGACAGACTACCGTGAATGCTGGAAAACGCCGACGTCTGGATCATGACAG TTACCAACTTCCACACATTCGCCGTAAACTGAAAATATCAGAAATTGCGACGAAGTATCGGTCGGAAATGGATGTCCCATCGTTTTATTCAAGCTTATTTTACAGTCCTGATGTAGGACCTTAA
- the LOC130693053 gene encoding uncharacterized protein LOC130693053, giving the protein MHVIVVTLLVSCAISPVLVQSDDIIIDDASLRSSILNDIQAYNASCFPKDTCRTDKVSRISDSPDWSKRNCLCDDSCAHFGDCCPDSKRFELNQQRLAGARFSCLHLRQYNFNWIVNKCPRDWNDPEVALACETEPAEWQIHLDPISHMPVTSQVSGITYRNLNCAMCHQDVPGTRGNNHPSSLRFWNPRLECNSILAGSTILQSMTKDDLASKIQWDNEQKMWGLVVDINGKGEQFHSCFVDPALPDDLQSYLRPCQPSVNDCPPDWMDDDIRNKCLSYTSFVYRPQEIYRNIHCAFCNSAQLQELSCNSSGITFRKLPDSREFNPSAFALLFDLKDNDGSGIVGQEKSCEDGQLYDPFSRKCRTVYCSQPGTVYREGRCLQAPGVAPATTSIADGNRPATDGDAIVFPEHPNVGESNGQYTDGRPDVSVTQLPELPSTVVDSSSTGSAVTDSEAVQPTLTNFTLIHPVNMTDKKQMSAEGNFTSCPKFLLSEDEVQWLDNGTLYVPSHGKPYDEGDYEKDKNGGVWICAEGLTMVSKFDPVLGWVTVAGLGLSEVCLALHLIAFVISPDLRNLSGRNLASLSLALFAAYGSFIAAQFVPTGGNICIGIALSTFYFFLAAFWWTSVLAWDVWRTIRLATVQLRCSSSGQQWGKFICYSMYAWLLPALIVAAAVVVEYVDTDILSWMPTEYRPFFGRNVCWFGQRKAILIYFAAPLAVILSINLLLFISSAHMIRSTTAKSPTSSNQASSRKQLGLYVRLALIMGLSWLAGLIAGAADFMPLWYVFVALCSLQGVFILLAYTCNPKVARSIRNRVLVCRKTNSRQSTYRTALVGGFRSQDLKRLGKGGKGKVEARDSHDSQVSQTSQTSLTKTTSNTTTP; this is encoded by the exons atgcaTGTCATTGTGGTGACGTTGCTGGTGAGTTGCGCGATCTCACCAGTTCTGGTGCAATCGGATGACATCATTATCGACGACGCGTCTCTACGGTCCTCCATCTTAAATGATATACAAGCCTACAACGCATCTTGTTTCCCAAAGGACACCTGCCGTACTGATAAG GTGAGCCGTATTAGCGATTCCCCTGACTGGTCAAAGCGGAACTGCCTTTGCGATGATTCTTGCGCTCATTTCGGGGACTGTTGTCCGGATTCAAAGCGGTTTGAGCTCAACCAACAACGTTTAGCTGGTGCTCGTTTCAGCTGCCTACACCTGAGGCAATACAATTTCAACTGGATTGTCAATAAATGCCCTAGAGATTGGAATGACCCAGAAGTAGCACTGGCCTGCGAAACTGAACCAGCCGAATGGCAAATTCATTTGGATCCCATTAGTCACATGCCCGTGACGAGCCAAGTTTCTGGTATCACGTACAGAAACTTGAACTGCGCCATGTGCCACCAAGATGTGCCAGGCACTCGAGGAAACAATCATCCGTCTTCCCTTCGTTTTTG GAATCCGAGATTAGAATGCAACTCGATCTTGGCCGGAAGCACAATTCTTCAATCGATGACAAAGGATGATCTCGCCTCAAAG ATTCAATGGGATAATGAACAAAAGATGTGGGGTCTTGTGGTCGACATCAACGGCAAAGGAGAACAATTTCATTCTTGCTTTGTTGATCCAGCCTTACCAGATGACCTACAGTCTTACTTACGACCATGCCAGCCTTCCGTGAACGACTGCCCTCCAGACTGGATGGATGACGACATTCGCAACAAGTGCTTGTCATACACGTCATTCGTCTATCGTCCGCAAGAAATCTACCGCAACATCCATTGCGCCTTTTGCAACAGTGCCCAGCTGCAAGAGTTGTCGTGCAATTCATCAGGCATCACCTTCCGCAAACTGCCCGATTCACGCGAATTTAATCCGTCCGCGTTCGCGCTCCTCTTCGATCTAAAGGACAACGACGGCAGTGGCATCGTAGGACAAGAAAAGAGTTGCGAAGATGGCCAACTCTACGATCCCTTTTCTCGAAAATGCCGTACAGTTTATTGTTCACAGCCTGGCACCGTCTACAGAGAAGGACGTTGCCTACAAGCGCCCGGCGTAGCGCCAGCAACCACATCCATCGCCGATGGCAATCGACCGGCCACCGATGGGGATGCTATCGTCTTCCCCGAGCACCCTAACGTGGGAGAATCTAATGGTCAATACACAGATGGACGACCTGATGTATCGGTGACTCAGCTACCTGAGCTTCCGTCCACCGTTGTCGATTCATCGTCAACTGGGTCGGCAGTCACGGACAGCGAAGCTGTTCAACCAACGTTGACGAATTTCACTTTGATACATCCAGTGAATATGACCGACAAGAAGCAGATGTCGGCAGAAGGCAATTTCACTTCCTGTCctaaatttcttctttccgaAGACGAAGTACAATGGCTGGACAACGGCACCCTCTACGTTCCCTCCCATGGTAAGCCCTACGATGAGGGTGACTACGAGAAAGATAAAAATGGTGGCGTTTGGATTTGTGCCGAAGGATTAACCATGGTGTCCAAGTTCGATCCGGTTCTCGGATGGGTAACTGTAGCTGGATTGGGTCTGTCTGAAGTATGCCTAGCTCTACATTTGATTGCGTTCGTCATCAGCCCCGATCTGCGCAATTTGTCTGGACGCAATTTGGCGTCGTTGTCTTTAGCCCTTTTTGCTGCGTATGGCTCTTTCATTGCGGCACAATTCGTCCCCACTGGCGGCAACATTTGTATCGGAATTGCTTTATCAACCTTCTACTTCTTTCTGGCCGCCTTTTGGTGGACTTCAGTCCTTGCTTGGGATGTATGGCGCACAATTAGATTGGCTACTGTTCAGCTAAGGTGCTCGTCTTCCGGCCAACAGTGGGGgaaatttatttgttattcCATGTATGCCTGGCTGTTGCCCGCGTTAATCGTAGCCGCAGCCGTGGTTGTCGAGTACGTTGATACGGACATCCTTTCGTGGATGCCAACAGAATATCGCCCCTTCTTTGGTCGGAATGTCTGCTGGTTCGGCCAACGCAAGGCCATTCTGATTTATTTCGCAGCTCCGCTAGCCGTTATCCTGTCCATCaaccttttgctttttatcaGTTCGGCTCACATGATCCGTAGCACGACCGCCAAGTCTCCCACGTCCAGCAATCAGGCCAGTTCCCGTAAACAGCTTGGTTTATACGTCCGTCTTGCCCTTATCATGGGCCTCTCTTGGTTGGCTGGATTGATTGCTGGCGCTGCCGATTTTATGCCGTTATGGTACGTTTTCGTTGCTCTCTGCTCGCTCCAAGGCGTCTTCATTTTGTTGGCCTACACCTGCAATCCAAAGGTAGCTCGATCCATCCGCAACAGGGTTTTGGTTTGTCGAAAAACCAATAGCCGACAATCCACTTACCGTACAGCTCTCGTTGGAGGCTTTAGAAGCCAAGACCTCAAACGGCTGGGCAAGGGAGGCAAAGGCAAAGTCGAAGCCCGTGATTCGCACGATTCACAAGTTTCGCAGACGTCTCAAACTTCCCTGACGAAAACGACCTCGAACACAACAACTCcgtga